Sequence from the Pecten maximus chromosome 8, xPecMax1.1, whole genome shotgun sequence genome:
CAAGAAGACTACGATTTCTGAATACATTAATGCGAGGTAAGGGGCAATGAGTTACcgtcaaatattttaaattattgtCTTCTCCATTACGCAAGCCTGTCGTATGATCTACATGCTGATCGGTATTTTGAAGATGTTTTAAGTTCTGATTTTCGTTATCTGTGAAGTTAAATCTTCCCtttcttttctctttctctTCCTGCCACTCTCCTCCTATCCAGTCTAAACCCTTCCTTCCAACAACAACTGTGTATTAGTACCGTATCATTTAtcgtatatatatctgtaaatttCATGTCGTATTGACGGTGTACCTGGTTTCACTGGTCTTGTCGGCGAAGGTAGCCAAGGATATGTATTCGAAGTGAGATCAAAGAAGGATTACGAGTGAACATGGAGAACGATACTGAACACAGGATGTGACGAACATtagaaaacagaaaacaaaaaccaCATACATATTTTTCATCTGACAAAACTCCACATTCTGTTTTCGTTGGTGTTCCTTATCTGTTCTGCCCCTTTCTATCTTTATTCCCTTCTTCGTTGAAATACAATATaagataaaataatgttttgcgTGACAAACTTTGTATATATTCCCTTGTTACGGAAAGGACGTAAGTAagttgtccaatccatttgcttttatctgcaataaaattgatttaaactaaactaaatgtAACAaaagaagagagagagaaatgACCCActtatttttttgtctttgcGAAACTTAAAATCTATCCAGAATTTTTAGGTTCTGTGTATCCTTTGTTACGTTTTCATTCTAAAGATAAAGGCACCCGGAAGTAGTGAAATGTCACGTGATTGTGAATTTTGTGCAAAATGTCTACCGAATACTAGTAATAATCTCCAGTTATTTTCAGAGATTATCTGTATCATGAATTGACACAATGACTAGaattttataacaaatttaCACAAGATGATATTAGAATTTAcataaagtgattttatttttgaaaatgtgagtTTAAGAGTAGAGATAGGGTGATAATTACATGGAAATGGAGGGAGAGAATGTAGAAGTCtccttcatttacaatttattttacaatttttgaagaataattaGACAATTTTTGACAAGAAAGTTTTAAAGTATAGTTTTTACACAGAGTGAGTGATCATACTCGACTCAGCTGACATGTGTTAACATTGCGCTATTCCATACTTTCAGCTGTTCAATATTAAACATTCCCTGCACTGCAAGTAGGTTGAGATTTTAAGctaaaatggaaaaaaacaaaaacaaaaaaaaacaaaaacaaaaacaaaaacaaaaaaaaactgacaCGCCTCTTTtgcaaaaacatattttaatgtatAATTTCAACGGATGAGACATACTAACAATGACAGGAATAAATTATCACAAAAGTAGCTATAACATGTTATGGAGGATACAGGCAATAGTAGTACTACCAAACGACGGGTAATGTACTTTAAACGGACACGTCTTTGATCCCTTATCTTCTATAAAAACAATACCTCAAATTACTTTTCAGGTTTGAAGGTAAATTAGATTGACTTATAAGTCCACAACTTAAAGTATATTGGCTCATTCTAACATCATTAAAAAACATATTAAGTTACTCTTTTACTATTAAAACCATATACTGATTTCTTCTTTCACTCATAAAACAATTTGTTGATTCAATTCCAAtcattcaaaacaatatattgatattttcatcattaaaacatattgaCTCACCCTTCCATATCATCAGAAAATAGCTCAGCTTGATCAATGAGTAACTAATGTTGAGTATCTCGATACATAATCAGCGGAGAGTGCAAGGCCGGAACGACATGGTACTAATTTGTGTCGGGGAAgtatttaattgaaaattataaaatgtttacgTACATATGATGGATGGGCATTAACGATCAGATAACGTATGTCAATAACATCAATGTGTGATTGGATAATACTAAATGAAGCTTGTATAATATCTAATTAGCAAAGTTGGATTCATTACAGTTTGTATGACAAAACCATCATCGGATACacacggttgattgcacttcGTTACGCTACACTTAACACAAGTTTAGCATAGCGTAATGAAATCATCGTCGGATACCCATGTTTGAGTGCACAACGCTACACTGTTAATTGCAATACAATACtctacgctacacttatcacaaGAGAAGCGTAGAGCAGTCATTGTTCGTCctacggttgattgcactacgctacaTTGTTGATTGTAatacgctacgctacacttatcacgAGTGAAGCGTAGcatagtgcaatcaaccgtgggtatccgacgatgaTGACAAAACACGAAAAATCAAATCtgaaactacatgtataggAATTTAACACAGACTCCAGACGGAAAATAATCTCGGATGAATCCCCCTGTTCATGTCtcttatgaaaataattttcttaatGACAAAGTTCCTGTTTCACCAATTACATAAAATCATGGACACACTGCACTTTCAGATTAGAATGAAATAACGAAATTGCTTTTGTCCACTTTGGGACAGACTCTATCTAGTTTTCTAATTTGTAAATGGttaaaaaattgattttaaatctggagacaaaattatttctattgTCATTTGTCAAAGCCATTGGAAAGGAAATAACGAGAATATCACATTATGACatgttgtatgtaatatataagtatatatacagtttatataaataaaggataatgaatggtttcccattgaATGTGACATACAATTAATGTCACGAGTACGAGATAATATCAGAAAATTCTGTCATATGACCGAAAGATATGCTATACTCAGATCTGAACCGAAAACTTGGAGGGTTTCAATGCGGTGAATAGAAAACGTCTTTCTGATTAGTCAGAATTTGAAGGGTTCCAATGTGGTGACTAGAACACGTCGTTCTGATTAGTCAGAATTTGGAGGATTTCAATGCGGTGAATAGAAAACGtcgttctgattggtcagaatTAAAATTACTAATGATGAAATAACATTCGTATATCGTCACCAGTTATGATATTAGCAGTGATGATAAGTTTTATCAAGTAgcttatttcttatatttcacaagtcaaaatgcaataagtatatataagtacgtcaaaataactataatgatgatgtcatcaaaATTGTTGATGATGTCCAATTTCTTGGTAACACCGGTCCAAGAAACAGAAACGCCTGGCAGTATCAGTCTGGttgatttgttgttgttgttgttgtttaaatatatataggtatgtaaaTTTTGGAGAAGCATGACGATTTCAAGAACGAAATGGCTTTCAACATCAACCTAGCGGAAGAAAATCGAGtcaggtaatccagtctaggCACAGACTATACAGTTTTCAAACATGTGTGTGGTGTTCTGAGCGTCCTGATGTGACTGGCTATTTTTTgtcatacatgtaataataaacTAATGTTATCTCGAAATCACAATGCTTAACAACtctaaggggagacaaccagaCGGTATCAGTTTTCATACGGTATTCAGACTATCAGATATGAGGGCGTTGCTTTCCAGAATAAGATAACATTCACCTGATTGGCATGTTTTGAAATCACAAAAGCTCTTTTTGACGGTGAAGCTCTTATTTGACTGGTGACATGGGTTATCACGAGGCAATTGTAATTATCACATAACTTTTTTGTCCTTTTCTTCTATTACGACAAAAACACCAAGACAAGTCATAATGGAAACAAAGTTTGACAAAAATTGGTAAGAGTGCATTAATCAATAATAATGAACTATTATTCATTAATTAGACAACATTTGGAATAAGTATCAATTCAAGTAGTTTTTATATCGTTTTCAACCTTATAATATAGCACTCGGTTTCGCCTAATGACGTCATGTGTTGCTATATTtggtaacattttattttcccaTTGTCATTACAATGATGACAACTTCAGCGCTTGAAGGGTCTCGGAGATGGTTGAGACTTGCCCGTCTGTTGTGTCCCTAACGATGTGCCGCTATTGTCATCCGAACTATTTTTAAGATACGCTGGCAATCCATTCTTTGTAGAATTGAAAGCATGTGAATCAAGTCCACCTTTTCTGAAACACTGTGAATTAGTTATCAATGAGATGAATTGCAAGTAGCCTCGTCTGAATCGACGGTTTGTACTGGCGTATAAAATACTATTAAGAGCGCTGTTAGAATGACCAATGGTCAACAGAATGACGTAGAGGATTCGGGGCGCGTCATCCTTTCTGTCAAATAGCACTAAAAGGTCATACGGCGTCCAGCAAAtcaaaaacacaacaacaacaataaaaaatgtCCTAACCATTCGGATCTCCTCTTCACGTCTAGTATTCAGCACTGCAGCATTGTTACATGATATCCTTGAAAATGCTTTTCGGAGTTGCTTCCGGTTTTTCTGAACGTATTTGTAGATGAGAATGTAGCAGATGAAGACTAGAATAAAAGGTACCCAGTAGATGGCGACACTGAGAAACAGAACGTACGAAAGGTGACCTTTACGGTCGAATGAACATCCCATGGTCTGGAAGTCGTAGGCGTGTCCGCCCCACCCAAGGTAACTAGGCATATCAATGCAGAGGACAAGTAACCATAGAAACACACACATAATGGGCGTGGTACACTTATTGTACATCCGGTGATAGTACTTGTTCCGACACACGAAGATGTACCTATGgttaacacatgtacacagaCACATTAAGTACGAATTGCAGATATATATACGACTAAGCTCGAGATCATTGTATCGAGttcattgtcaataaaattaaatttgagTTGTTAGCtgtatggttttttttatttcgttttcaAAGAAACATCTCTTATCTTCATACTTTGATATTCTTaagtttaaatttatttaagtTTCATAATAATATATTCATTCAAATTTCACATTATTTCCCTCTGGGGTTGTATAAGAGTACTTGTCATAGTTTCCTATTTGAATGACTCATAACATACTAGTAGTCATTCTACTTACCTATTAAGGGCAATGGCCGCTAGAGTCATCATGGAGCACGCGCAACTGGAGACACAGATTGTTGCGACCGCGTGACATATGGCCTCAAAGTTAAGGAAATGTTCTGGACCAATCACAAtccctgaaaaaaaaatgaataaaacctAAAACAGTTATACTTTTCTTAGTGATTTAAGCCCGTTTAAAAGCGAACCCCCTCCTCAACTATCAATCattaccccctcccccccccacccccccccccccccccccccgccccaaaaaaaaacaaacaaaaaaacaaaaaaaaaccaacaaaacaacaacaaacaaacaaacaataataaaattaaaataacaacattaacaacaacaacaacatcaaaacCAATCAACATGAAGGAATCAATCCCAAACAATTTATTCATGAGGTGGAAGTTGTAATGATAttataaactacatgtatttatgaaaCCATTTTTTATTTAGACACACACTACCGTGTCTTTCATTTTATAGCACTACAGTAATATGAAACATGATTGGCAAACATCCTTTAgcttaaaaaaatcattatctgCCTGAAAGGGTTGGGCAAGTAAATATATTCAACATTTAGTATTAGATAcattcaaaataattaattagctactgcatcatacagctgttccgtcctgcTAGgccttgtcagtgatgctaggcaCCAGGTCATCTTGATATTTAAAGGATGCCATTTTTATAGTACAAACATGCATCTCTCAATGATCAGAATTAGCAATTATTCACAGGAAAGGTTGCCTGatgctgcaccatggcataagctcaacGTTCCCGAAGACCAGGTGAGCTTTTAGGACGACAACGTCGAAAAGGAAAATAACAGCAAAGATCATTGCTTAAGAGaacaaagcaaaaacaaaagCCGACGCCATTATTTATATGCCTCTGTTTTTACACCATTACACACTTGGAGAATAATTTCCGAACCTTCGCGCTGTTGTCGGAGACCTCGATATACGAGGAGTAATTTACTATGCCTATCAATACTAACACCCGTCGGTATAACATCCCCCCATGTCGTTTCCTGCCAGCTATACACGAGCAGACGTATCGAGGATGTCTCCCGCTCCCCAGGGGTGCCACCGGTCGGATATTAACTCGTTATCAAATATGACGGATGCGCAAAAAAGTAGTTATCTCGGAAATAAAGTGTGGTCCCGTGATGTAGTCATCATATTACATTGCACTAAGTTATTGAAGTGCGCATGCCTCATTTCATCGCAGCCGTACATCCAATATGTCCCATGGTTCACTGCGCGTTTCTCAGTTCCCGACTGCGCAGCGCAATTCATGAGCAATATATAAATTGATTGATCGTCTTAAAGCTACATAGTCTCCGATTTGTGTTTCCACATTTTTACCCAAATCATTTTCAATATGTAATGCCAAATATGAGTTTTGGCCTTTATCTTGCTATGCTAATTCTATCATTTTATGGTCAATGGTCCGGataagaattgaaaaaaaaaacgtatttgatattatgttcaaatattatctttttaaaatatctGCCTAAAAATAGGATTAAAACATCTGTCTTTTATATTTTGACTTTAATTGTAAAGGTCAATTTTCGATGCTACTCTCTTCCTGTCTAGCTTCCTATACGTTTCGCCTGTGGTATCAATGATCAGGCCCAGAAGGATAAAAAGTTGCATTATGCAACATTACGGAACCTGCTTCTTTAACTAAATTCGTATTTTTAAACGGGCCTGTCTGTATTGTGTTTTGAAACAATCACCTTACACACATtcctattttatttttattttttaacatttaactCAACGTCCAAACACTGCCCTAGATAACTGGACGAAggtaataaaatacatttaaaatagaCATGATGTGTTTAAC
This genomic interval carries:
- the LOC117332716 gene encoding melatonin receptor type 1B-like, with product MDVLAIFRSDWERAREIHGENYTGEDIFYWKPLEEKPIITIAFLICIVLSMLVGFVGNILVIGAVCVHRRLRTTGNVFIVNLAIADLVVVSIVLPYNIVGIVIGPEHFLNFEAICHAVATICVSSCACSMMTLAAIALNRYIFVCRNKYYHRMYNKCTTPIMCVFLWLLVLCIDMPSYLGWGGHAYDFQTMGCSFDRKGHLSYVLFLSVAIYWVPFILVFICYILIYKYVQKNRKQLRKAFSRISCNNAAVLNTRREEEIRMVRTFFIVVVVFLICWTPYDLLVLFDRKDDAPRILYVILLTIGHSNSALNSILYASTNRRFRRGYLQFISLITNSQCFRKGGLDSHAFNSTKNGLPAYLKNSSDDNSGTSLGTQQTGKSQPSPRPFKR